From Glycine soja cultivar W05 chromosome 4, ASM419377v2, whole genome shotgun sequence, the proteins below share one genomic window:
- the LOC114408880 gene encoding histidine kinase 5-like isoform X1, translating into MLLEMENDCIKDMDIEVVPSMWPEDIGMEVGKQFNIEKPGRDQDMLEEVTIIEEPTIVDFKRLMELTNFTEKGSSQLAYLMKQWEYKQANVVRLLREELDNLSKQRQDVELRKLEILEEHRFEEERHGADKRPVSILDDVYDGIWQDIPCRRSDVVVENKRSEIDAEYDTVMCWKQRALHSEKQLEASIQREQILEEKLQERIANIERQSSPVEELSQILKRADNFLHFILQNAPIVIGHQDKELRYCFIYNHFPSLQEEDIIGKTDVEIFTGAGVKEAQEFKREVLEKGLPAKREITFETELFGSKTFLIYVEPVFSKAGETIGINYMGMDITDQVRKRERMAKIREEIAVQKAKETELNKTIHITEETMRAKQMLATMSHEIRSPLSGVVSMAEILSNTKLDWEQRQLLDVMLSSGDLVLQLINDILDLSKVESGVMKLEATKFRPREVVRHVLQIAAASLQKILTLEGHVADDVPIEVIGDVLRMRQILTNLISNAIKFTHEGKVGINLYVVSEPTFAKAECIQKMTSSHSTISVNGVKEEKYLSKPQSDSDRNLLDGCQKHDDHPSQNHAFHEECRSPVKSECSMNGDTEEQPNSAETTVWIRCDVYDTGIGIPEDAIPTLFKRYMQVSADHTRKYGGTGLGLAICKQLVELMGGQLTVSSKEHYGSTFTFILPYKVSIACDHSDDLDELSDVENNDAASDDTIESFFQFQPRTLGSLFSSNGSSRTHKLLTHKIGYTSSHKLGGFSESLYSFPSNDIMSKGTCSADDASSVVEVPEMSESASSSGHSQKTKSNGEMSEAKSNELQQTTCQGHGKTNTTFQCVTNSSVSEVTKSTIIPKILLVEDNKINVMVTQSMMKQLGHSIDVVNNGVEAVRAVQRHTYDLILMDVCMPVMNGLQATKLIRTFEETGNWDAARNAGIEQSVQDPDCECSVPSTKRIPIVAMTANALSESAEECFANGMDSFVSKPVAFQKLKECIEQYLVNFS; encoded by the exons ATGCTCCTCGAGATGGAGAATGATTGTATAAAGGACATGGACATTGAGGTCGTTCCTTCAATGTGGCCTGAAGATATTGGAATGGAGGTTGGGAAGCAATTTAACATAGAAAAGCCTGGAAGGGACCAAGACATGTTAGAGGAGGTTACAATCATAGAGGAGCCAACTATAGTTGATTTCAAGCGCCTCATGGAGCTTACAAATTTTACAGAAAAGGGCTCTTCTCAGTTGGCCTACCTAATGAAACAATGGGAGTACAAACAGGCCAATGTTGTGCGTCTCCTCAGGGAAGAACTTGACAATCTAAGCAAGCAAAGGCAGGATGTTGAGCTCAGGAAGTTGGAGATATTGGAAGAGCATCGATTCGAGGAAGAACGACATGGGGCAGATAAACGTCCAGTTTCTATATTGGATGATGTTTATGATGGTATATGGCAAGACATACCTTGCAGGAGAAGTGATGTTGTGGTTGAAAACAAGAGGAGTGAGATTGATGCTGAGTATGACACTGTCATGTGCTGGAAACAGCGAGCGTTGCATTCAGAGAAGCAGCTGGAGGCAAGTATCCAAAGAGAACAGATACTCGAAGAAAAGTTGCAAGAAAGAATAGCAAACATTGAAAGGCAGTCCTCACCTGTGGAAGAACTCTCCCAGATACTGAAGAGGGCAGATAATTTCTTGCATTTTATACTCCAAAATGCACCTATTGTTATTGGCCATCAG GACAAAGAATTGCGCTATTGCTTTATCTATAATCATTTTCCAAGTTTACAAGAGGAG gacatcatcggaaaaaccgatgttgaaatatTCACGGGAGCTGGTGTTAAGGAAGCTCAAGAGTTTAAGAGAGAGGTTTTGGAAAAAGGATTACCTGCAAAAAGGGAAATCACTTTTGAGACAGAACTATTTGGGTCAAAGACATTTTTGATATATGTAGAACCTGTGTTTAGCAAAGCAGGGGAGACAATAGGAATAAATTACATGGGAATGGATATAACAGATCAG gtgagaaaaagagaaaggatGGCAAAGATTCGGGAAGAGATTGCTGTTCAGAAAGCCAAGGAAACAGAACTGAATAAAACCATTCACATTACAG AGGAAACTATGCGAGCAAAACAAATGCTGGCAACAATGTCTCATGAGATAAGATCTCCATTGTCTGGGGTTGTTAGCATGGCTGAAATTCTTTCTAACACGAAACTCGATTGGGAGCAAAGACAACTCCTGGATGTCATGCTATCTTCTGGAGATTTGGTTCTTCAACTTATAAATGACATACTCGATCTTTCCAAGGTTGAGTCAG GAGTGATGAAATTGGAAGCTACAAAGTTCAGGCCAAGAGAGGTAGTCAGGCATGTACTCCAGATCGCTGCGGCCTCATTGCAAAAAATACTAACCTTAGAAGGACATGTAGCAGATGATGTGCCTATTGAG GTCATTGGTGATGTTTTAAGAATGCGGCAAAttctcacaaatttaattag CAATGCCATCAAGTTCACCCATGAAGGCAAAGTTGGAATAAATCTTTATGTTGTGTCAGAGCCTACTTTTGCAAAAGCAGAATGCATCCAAAAGATGACTTCAAGCCATTCAACTATTTCAGTGAATGGTGTAAAGGAAGAGAAATATCTCTCAAAACCTCAAAGTGACAGTGATAGAAATCTTCTTGATGGTTGTCAAAAACATGATGACCATCCCAGCCAAAACCATGCATTCCATGAAGAATGTAGATCTCCTGTCAAAAGTGAATGCTCAATGAATGGAGACACTGAGGAGCAACCTAATTCAGCTGAAACAACAGTGTGGATACGTTGTGATGTATATGACACAGGCATAGGAATACCAG AAGATGCTATACCAACCTTGTTTAAAAGGTACATGCAAGTCAGTGCAGACCACACTCGAAAGTATGGTGGTACAGGGCTAGGACTAGCAATATGCAAACAACTG GTTGAGTTGATGGGGGGTCAACTAACAGTTTCTAGCAAAGAACACTATGGTTCTACTTTCACTTTCATACTTCCATACAAGGTTTCAATCGCTTGTGATCATTCTGATGATCTGGATGAGCTCTCTGACGTGGAGAATAATGATGCTGCATCTGATGATACAATAGAGAGTTTCTTCCAATTCCAACCACGCACTTTGGGCTCTCTTTTCTCATCTAATGGATCTAGCAGGACACATAAGTTATTAACACACAAAATTGGCTACACCAGCTCACATAAGCTTGGTGGATTTTCTGAGAGTTTGTATTCATTCCCCTCCAATGATATCATGTCAAAAGGGACATGTTCAGCTGATGATGCATCTTCTGTGGTTGAGGTTCCAGAGATGTCTGAATCGGCTAGTTCATCTGGTCACAGCCAAAAAACTAAGTCAAATGGAGAAATGTCTGAAGCAAAGTCAAATGAACTACAACAAACAACATGTCAGGGTCATGGGAAGACAAACACAACTTTCCAATGCGTTACAAACAGCAGTGTATCTGAAGTAACCAAATCCACAATAATACCTAAGATCCTTCTTGTTGAAGATAACAAGATTAATGTCATGGTGACACAGTCCATGATGAAACAATTAGGCCATAGCATAGATGTTGTGAACAATGGAGTGGAAGCCGTACGTGCAGTTCAGCGTCACACTTATGACCTGATTCTGATG GATGTCTGCATGCCAGTTATGAATGGTCTTCAGGCAACAAAACTGATTCGGACTTTTGAGGAAACAGGCAATTGGGATGCTGCAAGAAATGCTGGAATCGAGCAAAGTGTACAAGATCCAGATTGTGAATGTTCTGTACCATCTACAAAGCGGATCCCCATTGTTGCG ATGACAGCAAATGCTTTGTCAGAGAGTGCTGAAGAGTGTTTTGCAAATGGTATGGACTCGTTTGTGTCAAAACCTGTGGCATTCCAAAAACTGAAAGAATGTATTGAACAATACCTTGTAAATTTCAGCTAG
- the LOC114408880 gene encoding histidine kinase 5-like isoform X2 — MLLEMENDCIKDMDIEVVPSMWPEDIGMEVGKQFNIEKPGRDQDMLEEVTIIEEPTIVDFKRLMELTNFTEKGSSQLAYLMKQWEYKQANVVRLLREELDNLSKQRQDVELRKLEILEEHRFEEERHGADKRPVSILDDVYDGIWQDIPCRRSDVVVENKRSEIDAEYDTVMCWKQRALHSEKQLEASIQREQILEEKLQERIANIERQSSPVEELSQILKRADNFLHFILQNAPIVIGHQDKELRYCFIYNHFPSLQEEDIIGKTDVEIFTGAGVKEAQEFKREVLEKGLPAKREITFETELFGSKTFLIYVEPVFSKAGETIGINYMGMDITDQVRKRERMAKIREEIAVQKAKETELNKTIHITEETMRAKQMLATMSHEIRSPLSGVVSMAEILSNTKLDWEQRQLLDVMLSSGDLVLQLINDILDLSKVESGVMKLEATKFRPREVVRHVLQIAAASLQKILTLEGHVADDVPIEVIGDVLRMRQILTNLISNAIKFTHEGKVGINLYVVSEPTFAKAECIQKMTSSHSTISVNGVKEEKYLSKPQSDSDRNLLDGCQKHDDHPSQNHAFHEECRSPVKSECSMNGDTEEQPNSAETTVWIRCDVYDTGIGIPDAIPTLFKRYMQVSADHTRKYGGTGLGLAICKQLVELMGGQLTVSSKEHYGSTFTFILPYKVSIACDHSDDLDELSDVENNDAASDDTIESFFQFQPRTLGSLFSSNGSSRTHKLLTHKIGYTSSHKLGGFSESLYSFPSNDIMSKGTCSADDASSVVEVPEMSESASSSGHSQKTKSNGEMSEAKSNELQQTTCQGHGKTNTTFQCVTNSSVSEVTKSTIIPKILLVEDNKINVMVTQSMMKQLGHSIDVVNNGVEAVRAVQRHTYDLILMDVCMPVMNGLQATKLIRTFEETGNWDAARNAGIEQSVQDPDCECSVPSTKRIPIVAMTANALSESAEECFANGMDSFVSKPVAFQKLKECIEQYLVNFS; from the exons ATGCTCCTCGAGATGGAGAATGATTGTATAAAGGACATGGACATTGAGGTCGTTCCTTCAATGTGGCCTGAAGATATTGGAATGGAGGTTGGGAAGCAATTTAACATAGAAAAGCCTGGAAGGGACCAAGACATGTTAGAGGAGGTTACAATCATAGAGGAGCCAACTATAGTTGATTTCAAGCGCCTCATGGAGCTTACAAATTTTACAGAAAAGGGCTCTTCTCAGTTGGCCTACCTAATGAAACAATGGGAGTACAAACAGGCCAATGTTGTGCGTCTCCTCAGGGAAGAACTTGACAATCTAAGCAAGCAAAGGCAGGATGTTGAGCTCAGGAAGTTGGAGATATTGGAAGAGCATCGATTCGAGGAAGAACGACATGGGGCAGATAAACGTCCAGTTTCTATATTGGATGATGTTTATGATGGTATATGGCAAGACATACCTTGCAGGAGAAGTGATGTTGTGGTTGAAAACAAGAGGAGTGAGATTGATGCTGAGTATGACACTGTCATGTGCTGGAAACAGCGAGCGTTGCATTCAGAGAAGCAGCTGGAGGCAAGTATCCAAAGAGAACAGATACTCGAAGAAAAGTTGCAAGAAAGAATAGCAAACATTGAAAGGCAGTCCTCACCTGTGGAAGAACTCTCCCAGATACTGAAGAGGGCAGATAATTTCTTGCATTTTATACTCCAAAATGCACCTATTGTTATTGGCCATCAG GACAAAGAATTGCGCTATTGCTTTATCTATAATCATTTTCCAAGTTTACAAGAGGAG gacatcatcggaaaaaccgatgttgaaatatTCACGGGAGCTGGTGTTAAGGAAGCTCAAGAGTTTAAGAGAGAGGTTTTGGAAAAAGGATTACCTGCAAAAAGGGAAATCACTTTTGAGACAGAACTATTTGGGTCAAAGACATTTTTGATATATGTAGAACCTGTGTTTAGCAAAGCAGGGGAGACAATAGGAATAAATTACATGGGAATGGATATAACAGATCAG gtgagaaaaagagaaaggatGGCAAAGATTCGGGAAGAGATTGCTGTTCAGAAAGCCAAGGAAACAGAACTGAATAAAACCATTCACATTACAG AGGAAACTATGCGAGCAAAACAAATGCTGGCAACAATGTCTCATGAGATAAGATCTCCATTGTCTGGGGTTGTTAGCATGGCTGAAATTCTTTCTAACACGAAACTCGATTGGGAGCAAAGACAACTCCTGGATGTCATGCTATCTTCTGGAGATTTGGTTCTTCAACTTATAAATGACATACTCGATCTTTCCAAGGTTGAGTCAG GAGTGATGAAATTGGAAGCTACAAAGTTCAGGCCAAGAGAGGTAGTCAGGCATGTACTCCAGATCGCTGCGGCCTCATTGCAAAAAATACTAACCTTAGAAGGACATGTAGCAGATGATGTGCCTATTGAG GTCATTGGTGATGTTTTAAGAATGCGGCAAAttctcacaaatttaattag CAATGCCATCAAGTTCACCCATGAAGGCAAAGTTGGAATAAATCTTTATGTTGTGTCAGAGCCTACTTTTGCAAAAGCAGAATGCATCCAAAAGATGACTTCAAGCCATTCAACTATTTCAGTGAATGGTGTAAAGGAAGAGAAATATCTCTCAAAACCTCAAAGTGACAGTGATAGAAATCTTCTTGATGGTTGTCAAAAACATGATGACCATCCCAGCCAAAACCATGCATTCCATGAAGAATGTAGATCTCCTGTCAAAAGTGAATGCTCAATGAATGGAGACACTGAGGAGCAACCTAATTCAGCTGAAACAACAGTGTGGATACGTTGTGATGTATATGACACAGGCATAGGAATACCAG ATGCTATACCAACCTTGTTTAAAAGGTACATGCAAGTCAGTGCAGACCACACTCGAAAGTATGGTGGTACAGGGCTAGGACTAGCAATATGCAAACAACTG GTTGAGTTGATGGGGGGTCAACTAACAGTTTCTAGCAAAGAACACTATGGTTCTACTTTCACTTTCATACTTCCATACAAGGTTTCAATCGCTTGTGATCATTCTGATGATCTGGATGAGCTCTCTGACGTGGAGAATAATGATGCTGCATCTGATGATACAATAGAGAGTTTCTTCCAATTCCAACCACGCACTTTGGGCTCTCTTTTCTCATCTAATGGATCTAGCAGGACACATAAGTTATTAACACACAAAATTGGCTACACCAGCTCACATAAGCTTGGTGGATTTTCTGAGAGTTTGTATTCATTCCCCTCCAATGATATCATGTCAAAAGGGACATGTTCAGCTGATGATGCATCTTCTGTGGTTGAGGTTCCAGAGATGTCTGAATCGGCTAGTTCATCTGGTCACAGCCAAAAAACTAAGTCAAATGGAGAAATGTCTGAAGCAAAGTCAAATGAACTACAACAAACAACATGTCAGGGTCATGGGAAGACAAACACAACTTTCCAATGCGTTACAAACAGCAGTGTATCTGAAGTAACCAAATCCACAATAATACCTAAGATCCTTCTTGTTGAAGATAACAAGATTAATGTCATGGTGACACAGTCCATGATGAAACAATTAGGCCATAGCATAGATGTTGTGAACAATGGAGTGGAAGCCGTACGTGCAGTTCAGCGTCACACTTATGACCTGATTCTGATG GATGTCTGCATGCCAGTTATGAATGGTCTTCAGGCAACAAAACTGATTCGGACTTTTGAGGAAACAGGCAATTGGGATGCTGCAAGAAATGCTGGAATCGAGCAAAGTGTACAAGATCCAGATTGTGAATGTTCTGTACCATCTACAAAGCGGATCCCCATTGTTGCG ATGACAGCAAATGCTTTGTCAGAGAGTGCTGAAGAGTGTTTTGCAAATGGTATGGACTCGTTTGTGTCAAAACCTGTGGCATTCCAAAAACTGAAAGAATGTATTGAACAATACCTTGTAAATTTCAGCTAG